The Aythya fuligula isolate bAytFul2 chromosome 1, bAytFul2.pri, whole genome shotgun sequence nucleotide sequence AAGCTCTCTGTTCCACCTGACCAAGAGCTTTGCTATTCTGCCAAGAGGGATGTTTTCAGACCCCCTGACAGCTGCTGACACTGCTTACAGTGACGCAGAGGCATGCAGATGAGAGTGCCCTAATGGCAGGAGCGCCGTGGTCAGGGACAGTCAGTCACCTCACACAGACCCACCAGCCTGGCCAGCATCTGGAGCCCATGCTGCTGAGGCCCCTGAACCCACTCCTCCCAGGCCAGCAGGTCCTGCTGTTGCCTTTGGAGTCCCACCACAGCTGGGGTTGGGCCCATGGTAAGACCACACAGGTTGACCTGATGGCTTTCACTCTACGCAACTTCACAAATAACAGAATGGAAGCATGGCTTCTTCTCAGCTCTTCCCTGAGCTCTAGAAACACCCTGAGAGTTTCAATGCAGGTCCAGCCCATGCCCTTGTACCTTTTCCATACGCTGTCCCATTAACGCCACAAATCCTCCAGTCAAAATTCTGCTCACAGATGGCTGGCAAAAGGGATGGATTTGTCCCATGGAACAGGAGCCGCTCATCCACACATTTTGATTTATTGAGCTTCTTCATCTGCTCCTTTTGCCTaatgacaaaaatgaataaCTTGTTGCCCTGATTCAAGCAAGGACAATTTCCCAACCCAGCTCCTCCTACTTTGGGGTTGTGGAGGAACAGTGATGCAAACTGCTCTTGGTGGGGTTCCTGCCCGCCTTGCCCTTCTGCTGGTAACTTTACTGTACAGCAAACCAAAAAGTTCTTGAATCATCATGGACCCAAAACTTCATCAACCCAAAACTTCATATCACATTAGAGAGTAAAGAGACAAACATCTCAAGCGGGAATTGTTCCCAGGTTATATAAATcatgaatgaataaatatgGTTATAAACAAACAGTGTGAAGCCACAGTAAAGACTGTAGAATCTCTTCCTGTAGCTTTACCACATAAAAAGTCCGTTTTTTAAAACTCCCATGTAGAAGAGACTaagcaataaaaagaataaatttgagATGGCACGACTCAGTCACAGCGAAGGaaagcatgtttctttttgaataaCGTAAGCAAGACCCACACATACAACCTGTTAGGTCTTGCAGAAAAAGTCTTGTTTCCACACCCACACAGGAACACAGAGGCAGAGACAGGCAGGGGAACCCCAATAACCTGATTAGGAAGAAAGAAGGCTCAGCCCTCAGAGCTCCACAGGGGAGCCTCAGCCCCAGGGGCTAGGGGGACGCCCAGCACCACAAGCAATGGAGAGACTCTGGAGCACCTGATGGGCTGAGGTGGGTACTGCCTATGGGGGTATGGGACTCCCTGTGGGATGCAGGGGAAAAGTATTTGGGGATTGCACAAGATTTATAAAGGGATGTTTGAAGGGAGGAACAGAGGCAAGGCAAGGGAAGGTTCAGGGTGGCCTAGTGAGGAACACACATgggaaaacagatggaaaagggCAAAATGGGCTGGTGATTTATAAACAGGTGACTGACTGGTCAGTAGGCTTGTGTAGCCAGGCCCAGCACCTGATCCATGCAGTCTGCCCTATCTCTTCATTAAACTCCATTTCTAACTCTTATCCTGGGCAACGGACCCTCCAGACCACACGCAGGAGCACATATGGGGGTATGTGTACAGTAGTTGAAGTGGGGCCTCAGCTTACAAGCAACTGCAGCAAGGATATGCATGTGTGAATGTGTGATCACTAGTGAATATCAAGCTGGACAGTCAGTGAGGAGGGTAAGTGACCTGGGACACGGGTATGGGAGCAGTCATAAGTCTGGGCCAGATATTGGATAGAGCAGAGGGTCTGGTTTGCCTACCAGGGGGACCAGGAGGTTCAGGACAACTACAGAAGGCAACATGAAGTACAGAGGTCAACTGAGATCCATTTGCACATTTGTATATCTGTGCAGAACACAACTGGAGATGAGAGGACCCCAGGGCCAGCACATGCATAAACTGAGTGTCTAAGACCAGATCCTGAGGAGACACATACCactgtgcatatatatatatgtgtgtacatatatatgtatctataaTATGTGTAtctgtgtttgtatatatacatgtatttacctGTACTTAGATACATAAATATGTGCACATGTATTTTCCAATAACAAGCTTTCATTCTGATTAGCCAGAAGGGAACAGGATGAGATTGTTGGCACTACTTATGATTGCATGAGTGCTGTGCTGTCTGTGTTAATTTTTGTGTTCAGATATATCTCTATCAAGAGATAGAGATGCACTTTGTGCgtatatgcatgtatttggGCATGTGTGCCTATTAGAAATAAGTTCTGAACCTCACTACCAGCTAGACCAGGACACATGGGAGTGCGGCAGTCTTAATTCTGTTGGACTACTGCATTTGGCAATTCCTATCACAGCCTGCGAGGACAATAGATCAGGAAATTGCAGTGCTCTGCTACCATGAGAATAATGAAGTAAAACAGATACTAACCACTGAAAAACTTGCCATAGTGATGGGTTCTGGACCCTCTGTAGCCGACAGATGTTGTaatctttcattgttttctcaAACAGCCTCTGAATTTTTACATATTCGCTGGAACTGGAACTGAGCTCTACcaactgaaaattttaaaaacatcaaaaataagGTGTTACTAGTAGTaacagctcccagcccttccaAAGGACTCATCAACCTCCTTGCACTAAAGGAAAAGCCCTGCCATTAAAATCATGAGCTTCTGCTGTCTCTTCACTTAACCATCCTTTCCCCACCATCACTCTCTCTCCACATGTTGGAAGCACAGGCACTGAGGTGCTGATGCACAGGAAAATGAATGTAATACCACACAAACTGCCTTCAGTGGACACACTTCTTATGCGTATAGATTAATTTTACTTCAGATTAACCCAGATCTGAAACGCATGGCAGTATTCAGTGTGGAGAAGAGTGGGTATCAGTTTCACCTTAATTTGACACCCTAGATCCTTCTAGATACTCTCTTACAGGGCCAACCCCTAGTTTTaccacagaaaataacattttgccTTAAATAGACTGAGGAAATACTAAAAATCccctttaaaatgcaatttatcCAGTTTATCAGAGGATAAACTGCTGTGGAAAGAATGCATGGGACAGGCTAGACCAGCAGTGCCCTTAGCCTGCATGGTATATATGCGGGATCTCAGAGAGCCTCCCAGGAGACACAGATCTATTCTGAATGTGGCACCATTAGTCTTGTTTCACCTCATAGTTGCATATTGTAGAAGGTATGTTTAAAAGCTCAGACTACCTCAGTCACCTTGGTCTTTGGAGATGAGGGTCATGTTTTATATAGCTTACTGCTCAGGAAAATTAGTGCAGAACATAGTTCACTTAACCCACTGGAGAGGTGAGAATACATACCTTGTACCCAATATCAGGCACTGCTGATTGGTCCCATTCTGGAGGGCATGAAGAAAATGATAGATTCATGTcctggctaaaaaaaaaaaaaaaaaaaaagagagagagagagagaaagagagaaaaagagaaagagcgCGTCACAATCCATAACACTTCCAACCAAATCCTCTTTCTGGAGAATCCAGCTGGCTTTTCAGCACCCTTCAGGCATCCtgggattttcatttttattttaccttccaCATAACAGTTACCCCTTTCTCCAGTTTCTCCAGTTTAGATGTCCATACACATTCTAATAGCACTAATTAATTTCTTGGCAGGCCAAAGCAGTGGTAGGAGTACTTCAGTCAAGAAGTAACAGATGCTCATAGCCAGTTGGTTTGTAAAACTGCTCTCTGATAGACCTCCATGTGTGCTGCTTGCACCTCTAGGAAACAGGACCATGAGCCCTCACTCTCCATGTGGCTACTCATCTCTAAATCACCAGATAGATGGGCAGCTTGTCCCTCCCTGTTCCCAGGAACAGCCTGGCAGGAGGCCATGGGTGGACAGCAGTGCCCCCATGCACTACTGCAGCAGTCAGTGCTTAACAACTCCCAGCACAAGTCTTCAACCGTCCACCTGGCATGAATGTTTTATCACAGGCAATCAGAGCGTTAGCATCTGTTCAGGAACTTCggtttgttttgcctttaaaCTTTTGGTTGAACCTACCCTTAAATTTAACTCTTGGCTTCTCATGCATTGACAGTGagtttctgaagctttttttttttttttttttcttttttaagtaaaaCAATAGCCCAACTGACTTTTACAGCAAATGTGCCCAAATTCTGTCATGCTgaacttcctttaaaaaagccATATACTGACTATCCCAAATAATTGCATCCTGGTCACTTCatttaggggattttttttttctgttttatttcatacttAGCTTTCCAGGGGATGTCATCTATCTGCTCCACAGTTCTTGGGAGGTAATACCCTGTGCACAGTTTTGCATTGTTGAGGCATAAATCAAGGAACAAAAATTCCTGGCACAGTTGTGTCAGCCCTGTGTGACCTTACTCTCACAGAAGGAACAAATCTACTCTATGGGTCTGTAAAGGCTGCCAGAGACTGCCGCTAAATATCCCTCAAGCATGCTTCACAGAAGTATTGCATAATTTACAAATATACTGTCACAGCAAAATTTCCTGTTAAACTAGTCAGCAAAAGGTTTCTAAAAGTGAATTTAAGAAATCTAAACTTGAATTGTAGAGAGGTAAGAGGAATTTCTTAGTAGAAAGGTGGCATCATCCAGAGACATTATGAAATAATCAATGTATAGTACCTCATGTTGTGTCCAAATGGAGGGGACAGAGCTTTTGGTAATCGGACAACTTTTCTTCGAGTTTGAGAGAACAAATTTCTTTGGACCAtgtcttgaaagaaaaacacaaaacctcaATAATTAGATAACTTATTGCCCGGGGACACACTGAgcctttagaaaagaaatacaaataaaacaggtAGCCCTGAAGGCTGAACGGTGATGTTCTTTCTATCATGTCCACCCCACTCCATACTTCTTAGTTTGAGACCATTTCCACTTGGGTAGCTTCTCCTTGGAGATCATCAAGGTCAACAACCTACTAGCATAGGCTGTGAAGCTCAAATGCAACCATCAACTACTGCACCTCCAGATGCATTCACATCCAGGCTGTTGGCCAGAGAAAACCACATCTGATGTctggcctgcagcaggaggataTGATGGAGCCCATAAGTCTGGCTTTTCTGGCAATATGGGTTTGTTAGCTGGGGTTGAGGAACATCTTTTTGGTCCTGCAACAATATCACAGAGCACACACAGTGTGGCATTGCTAACTATCCATTGTTTCCTCCTTTAAACACCATTCTTTTTATTCATGCCaagaaacatttaaagtttGGAAAGCTAGCAGAAACCTTAAGATggttaaataaattataaataattagaaacagaaaaacatttcttattttcccatTCTCTCCCTGTGTAACTAGCCcataatttttcctttgctgcacTGTGTTTTCTCTCCCCGTAACTATCTTGCAAGATGTCTACCAGAGCTTACTTCTTCACCATTTGATTTTTTAGTtcttacatttatatattaatattatttttttaatttctcatttctccttttctgttacGTAAACTTGAATGCATAAGCCAGATGCCATGAGGTGTTTATTCTCAGTTTTTGTTCTAAATGTACAGCATTGTCAGAGATGCTTTTTTGACCACAGATGCACAAGTCTGTAAGTTTGAGCAGAGTATCTCAGAACTGCAGAGAAATGTACTTAATATTCAaattcagcttggagaaaacttattggaggaaaaaagacatgCTCAAAGAAACCCAGACAGAGCAACAACTCCACATGACGGAGGCCACCTTAGAGTCAGCTATGTAATGAATGGTAAATAAAGAGATACTTCACCTTTAAAGTTTAACTCATATATCTGTGAACCGGCTGAGAATAACAGAGTGCCTTTAGGGTCAGCTAGAAACGCCTTCTCCAGATCTGCAGAATTTACCGTGGCAGGTGAATGATACAGATGctaaagaaagaacaaggaaatTATACTGTTAAACTAGTCTTCAGTTTAGGTGACTCTGTAGGGACATACCACTTTTTCCCTAAGCCACAGCAATGAGATGCCATGTGGAACTAGTCTCTAATACTTCCAGCATTTTGTTCTTCAGGGATGTAGGGGTACCCCACAGGGAACAGCTGCTTATaacaacagcaagaaagaaGCATTCAGTCTGTGTGGTCAGCTTCAGTCAAATTACTGCTGTTGCctctggaaaatgaaattgtttttcaaagctaGTCTTTTGAAAGCTTTCACTGAGTATCAGTACTGCTTTGAGGGACAATGAGTAAGACAAATCCACCAGGGTATCAGAGCAGCATTGCAAGGACACCAGCAGGGCACGTAGACCACACCAGCTGCAGAACAATGTGCCCTAAACAATTCTCCAAAGATGGTTGAACAAGAGCTCTTGGCATTGACACCGAGGACCTCACCTTTTTCCCATACTCAATCCACTCGAAGTCATCAAGCCAGTACCAGATGTTCTCCATTCCGAGGTACCACACGCACAGAAGTGCTGGTTGATGCTTGGCTGCGTCCTTACCCctaacacagaaagaaagatcCAGAATCAATATGTGTCTTTTCCAAAGCTGTCTAAATATATGATATCTCTGATGAGGTCAGAAGTCTAATCACATCTCAGAAAAGAAGACCTCTTGGGCTGGAAATTGCAAAACCAAGGAACTGATATTTGTATGTTTGGCATGGCACGCATCAGAGAAATGACCCTGAGTTCAGTGACTTGGGCCCAGGTCactgtttttctctaaaaaatatataattctaaaatatattttggaagaaaacacaactgACACAATGATCTCCGCTTGTTAAGTGACAAGCAGTGGTGCCACCTGGCTAACAGTAGCAAGACCTGGCTTCTAGCAAATTCCAAAATCCAAGTGCCTTCAGAAAGCACCAACAGCACCACCCCTCCTTCATGggtcaggaaaacaaagcaacccCTCACAGGTACTGCATGAGGACAGGAGCCCTGGTGCCATCAGGGGTTTGCAGGGcctctgtgaggaaaggctgagggtgCCCCATGACAGACAGAGACAGATCCAAGGGCTGGACCTCAGGCCTGGGCCCCACCTGCTCCTCCtaggaggaggcagagcagtCAGGAGTGACAGAGAGCCTGGGAATAAAGAGGGGGGAAGGTGATGTTctgatttctgtctgtttttctcctccaaatcCATTTTAATTATCAACAAATTAGATTAATTTTCCCCAAGTCAATTCCATCTTGTTTGTGATGGTAACTGGTAATCTGGTGATCTTCCTGCCTTTATCTTACCCCACAAGCTTTggcatcttattttctccctgttgcAGAGAgggacaggagagcagcagggtgggCATCTGGCTGCCTACCAAGATCAGCCCACCACAGGTACTCGGCAAACCCTCAGAAGAGGAACAAATTGCTCACCAGCAAAGTCCCCTCCCAGCACTCTGCCCTGAGGTACGCCACCTCCAAAGACAGGAGAGCTGACCGCCTGTAATTAAAATGCAGAGGGTTTGCACTTTGCTTACTGCCatgctttctcctcctccagttCTGTACCCCAGTCCAGATGACATTTGTCTATGCATCACTTCACTGTCCCTACAACACAACCTTATCACAGGTCACACAGAGCTGCCCACCTACCTGCACCGGAGTTTACAAGGGTCTGTGGTAGAGCTGCTCACAGCTGCCTGAAAAATATGAACACGGTGTGCAAATGGAAATGATTGTTCATTTAACTGGCCCTGACACCCTTCGTGCTTTGGCAGGGATCATGGGTATTCACAGCAGGCTAACCCggggaaaacaaaggaaaacttcTGGAGTTGGTTGCAGTGCAAGggtccacaaaaaaaaaggcctggCAGCCCCACAGACTGCCAGggcaaagagaaggaagggcTCGGGTCTTCTTTGTAGCCTTAGCTTGTTCCACTGCTGTCTTCAGACCGTGGTTGCTCTGTATACATGGTAACACCAGCCAGGCCTGTTCCTAGAAAAACACTCCCGATCTcctgattcattttctttcaaatcccATTGCAGGGGATTCGTAAGACCCAATGCTcccattaactttttttttttttttttttttaatgcagccaccctttctctcccctctgcACAGCAGTATGCTGCTGCCATGGCAGGAAAACGGGAAGTTTTTGGATACTATGAGTGGGATGTGACGGAGAAAAGTCAGATGAAGTTTCCAGCAGTTTTTCTCCCCTGTTCCCCCCATCCCTATTCCCTCTCCCGTTACTCCACACACTATTGCTAATCCCCGCTCAGACCcagagctcctgctctgctgtcacaCCCTCTGCTTTCCGAAACCATAAGCTTGAGCCCTGCTTTCACTTTCACTCTCTAGTGTTTCTGCtctgtattgttttatttccGCTCAACATCTTACCCCAACTAGAAAGAAACAGAGGTGAAGCACTTAATAAACAGACAGAAATATGTCACTATCAAGACACCTCGTGTCCTTCACCTTTTCCTGAGGTGTTACTATCTGTTCTTGCGCAAGAGAGATACCCTGTAAATTTGCCTTTCGTTTCTCCGCAGTAACAGCTTGTGTACATTAAAGACAACCTCACGCCACTTTACACACTTCCTCCTCATTCATGGTGGATGAATTGAGGAAGGCAAACGCAGCGTATGGTCTGATTAACAACAAGCAGGTGTCCTtccagcaaaaagcaaaacccacaaaCCGTAAAATCACCGacttcctcccctctcccacctcAGATGCACCCCAGAAAAGATGTCAGAGCCCCTCAGACCACTACTCACGGTCCTGCCACCAGGCTGCTAAGCCACCACCCCTGGGTGTGTCAATCACGTGCTTGTGCACCGGACCAGCCTCTGAACCCTTGCTCCACGTTGGAAAGATCCCCTGCATTCAGCTCGACCTTCGGAAATGAAATATGACCAGCCTGCTAGAGCCCCACGTGAACTCCTAGCTGTATGTCCAGTACCTCCTTTTCCCTTCGTGCCTCGCTGCGGGACGTCACAAATGCTTTGCCACTAGCCACCAGCCCACAGGAAGAGGAGCTGAACAGCGTTTCCTTCTGGTTATTACATCATATGCATGTACCCCTGCCAGGCATGAGCAGAACGGCCAGGCGGAGCTAATGCTTTTGGCAGATGCATCAGTAAAAATCAACGTTCCTGTGAGCCAGCATAGCTTAACTTTCTTGCTGGATTTCTGTCGTCATGTACCTGTGGTTACCATGCACCGATGCCTCCTGTTCCTCAGACAGCCAGGGATACTCCAGATCTTCTCCTTTCGAGATTCCTGTCAGGAGCAGCTTCTTCTGAACATCGTTTTTGGAAGCCCAAAGCTACCATTGCCTTACAAAACATACACTGATCTCAATACAGAAAAGGGGTGCAAGTCCCAGCACGTGCTCTGTGCTGGTTATGCATCATTCAGAGGGGTTTTCAGAGGGCAGCATTGCACAGTGACCCAAGCCAGTGCAAAGCAAGCACAGAGCTCAACAGGGCAGAGTTAAACCACACAGAGCTCTGGAGTCTCCTGAGAATCTTTATTCCTTTACCTTGAACTCTGAagctcctctctgcttttccctgcagaaatgaaaggagGGTGAAGAGCTTTCCAACCTGATCTCTGGCCTTCCAGTTCAGAAGATTGACAGAGtttcccagcagagctctgaagcATAATAGCTCAAGTAATGCTAACCACGTAAACCTACTCAGATGCAACCATTCTATTTTAGTTTAGTTACACGAATTACATTCAGTAGAATTGCCCAGAACAGTTTTATCTCCTGATGATCTAGTCAGCCCAGTGGTGGCAAAATATAAAGCTCTGTTTTAGTTTCTGGAAAGGCTGCACCCTGAGTGCATTTTATACACACaggataaaaatagaaacagaaatgtgattATGAAGTTGAACCTTGGTTCTTCCCCATCTAGCTTTTTCCGACTGGCTTTTCACCTCCTGTATAGTATCTGTCTCTCATCTCCATAGTTGTGCAACTTCTATGCTTCTCTGACTGATTAGATTTATAGGATCAGATCCTGCAGGTTCATTTTTGCATATGTGAATTCTCTAGTAAAATACTCTTCTGAACTGAAGCCAAGCTTTTCAGTAGACACAAGGTACTAGCTCTAGGAAAAACATTCTGGCTTGGTAGAATATGTTTGCATAGCTCTGCTTGGAACAGCATAGCATCCTctctaaaacaaacaacttgCCACAACCTGGACACCTGAACTCACTGTAAACTGATAccttctgacttcttttttttattattattacttttaactGCAGTGACTGCCATGTAGCTGTTGAACCTCAGATTCCTGCTGTCAATGTAACAGCAGTAGTAGAAGTGTCTGCATTTTGAGGATCTGACAGGTCTGTGAACAGACATTCTACATCCCTGCAAGATAAGATCCTTTTCCTGCATAGTCAGCAGAGGCGCCCAGGTGTGGTTTCCCTACATTTGTCAAATGATTTATCATCCATTAAGAAACCACAGCCCACTTATTCTTCCCCCCACAAATTCCAAGTCTCATTCCCGTTTTCTCTTCAAaggaaacagatggaaaaaaatgatgtttcacCCTTTCTAAGTGTGTATCTGCAGACACAAAGCAGCTCTGTTGCAATTGCAGATCACTCTAAGGTTTGACACAGGAGAGCTGGTGCTACAGGGAGCTCACAGGGGTCTTACAACACAGGAACAGGCTGACAGCACCTCATGCTTCTAcctcaaatgcagaaaaatcccccaaaccagCATGTAAGGAGGTGTATTTGGGCCACCTTTGGGTGGTGGGGCTCCCCTCTTCTGCAAGGTCTTCTGCACATTGGTTCCCCAGCCACACACATGGCCTGAGGGGGCACAGCCTCTGCTTGGGAACCCAGAACTGTTTCCAAATCTCACTTCAAACGACACTTGAAGGCAGTACCTTCTTTCCTAGGTTGTGATGCTTTTCCCAGGAAGTCTGCATTTCCTGTTGAACAGCTTCCAGCAGCTTGTAAATTAATtcatggggcagggagaggatgAACCTTGCAACTAT carries:
- the LOC116501766 gene encoding protein mono-ADP-ribosyltransferase PARP12-like, whose amino-acid sequence is MENIWYWLDDFEWIEYGKKHLYHSPATVNSADLEKAFLADPKGTLLFSAGSQIYELNFKDMVQRNLFSQTRRKVVRLPKALSPPFGHNMSQDMNLSFSSCPPEWDQSAVPDIGYKLVELSSSSSEYVKIQRLFEKTMKDYNICRLQRVQNPSLWQVFQWQKEQMKKLNKSKCVDERLLFHGTNPSLLPAICEQNFDWRICGVNGTAYGKGSYFARDASYAHVYSSSRSGHYSMFVAQVLVGQFVQGQSEYLRPPPRPGSPNRLYDSCVDDPEDPSIFVIFEKYQIYPAYILEYRVGSSCVIL